One Cellulomonas taurus genomic region harbors:
- a CDS encoding MFS transporter encodes MKRSFLFLVAAATGLIATTYGLVRLAYGLYLPNVQDDLGLSTGAAGLIAALASVVYCLGAACGFLLSDRHPRTLVLLAGATAALGCVGMAVGGDAGAFGFGAVLSSAGAGLASPAVVELIRRHAPGDLLDRAQSVANAGTGPGLIVAGSLASLLLPLWRAGWWIAAGLAVLATTLVLAADSWSSGARTTVRGRTGPTAGSAARRVPGVPPRQWRAAHRRPFAVALLLGIGSAAVWSYGRSLLVELGADDRASTVAWIALGVGGAAVLATSRWLVARRIGAAWAVTGGAVAVATIALPSVGTHPTTTGAVCAVFGWGYTAASGVLITWTGRIDPERSGSGTAALFVTLVLGQAIGAAGWGALTGPVGHPATFGLAAAVAAVAVLVGARAVPTDAARAAGPGHAGGGPA; translated from the coding sequence GTGAAACGATCGTTTTTGTTCTTGGTCGCGGCAGCCACCGGGCTCATTGCGACGACCTACGGCCTGGTCCGGCTCGCCTACGGGCTGTACCTGCCGAACGTCCAGGACGACCTCGGCCTGAGCACCGGAGCGGCCGGTCTGATCGCGGCCCTGGCGTCGGTGGTCTACTGCCTCGGCGCCGCCTGCGGGTTCCTGCTGTCCGACCGCCACCCCCGCACGCTGGTCCTGCTGGCCGGGGCCACCGCGGCGCTGGGCTGCGTCGGCATGGCGGTCGGCGGCGATGCCGGGGCCTTCGGGTTCGGGGCGGTGCTCAGCTCGGCGGGCGCGGGCCTGGCATCACCGGCGGTGGTCGAACTGATCCGCCGTCACGCACCCGGCGACCTGCTCGACCGGGCGCAGTCGGTGGCGAACGCCGGAACCGGTCCCGGGCTGATCGTCGCGGGGTCGCTGGCGTCGCTGCTGCTGCCGCTGTGGCGCGCCGGTTGGTGGATCGCGGCGGGGCTCGCCGTGCTGGCGACGACGCTGGTGCTGGCGGCCGACTCGTGGTCGAGCGGTGCGCGCACGACCGTCCGCGGGCGCACCGGTCCCACCGCAGGCAGCGCTGCCCGGCGTGTCCCTGGTGTCCCACCGCGGCAGTGGCGCGCCGCGCACCGTCGGCCGTTCGCCGTGGCGCTGCTGCTCGGGATCGGGTCGGCGGCCGTCTGGTCCTACGGCCGGAGTCTGCTGGTCGAGCTGGGGGCCGACGACCGGGCGTCGACGGTGGCCTGGATCGCCCTCGGCGTCGGCGGGGCAGCGGTGCTGGCCACCAGCCGATGGCTGGTAGCGCGGCGGATCGGGGCGGCCTGGGCGGTGACCGGGGGTGCGGTCGCCGTGGCGACGATCGCACTGCCGAGTGTGGGGACCCATCCGACGACGACCGGTGCGGTGTGCGCGGTGTTCGGCTGGGGGTACACCGCCGCGTCGGGGGTCCTGATCACCTGGACCGGGCGGATCGACCCGGAGCGGTCGGGCAGTGGGACGGCCGCGTTGTTCGTCACGCTGGTGCTGGGTCAGGCCATCGGCGCCGCCGGGTGGGGCGCGCTGACCGGCCCGGTCGGACACCCGGCGACCTTCGGCCTCGCGGCGGCGGTCGCGGCGGTCGCCGTCCTGGTCGGGGCGCGAGCTGTACCGACCGACGCCGCACGGGCGGCCGGGCCCGGCCACGCCGGAGGGGGGCCAGCGTGA
- a CDS encoding siderophore-interacting protein: protein MTAVAAEVAQPTVLPFRTFDVRVSRIQDMCPSFRRITFSGDDLHLFADNGFDQRIKLFLPLPCGYDTLPTGPQWYTEWRDLPEEVRHPIRTYTVRAVRQELGEIDVDLVLHGSTGPASRWATEARIGDPLAILGPNAEHDGHAGGIDFIPPAHTDRLLLAGDETAVPAIASILERLPADARGEVVLEVPVSGDFLDLRAPEGIAITWLPRDGAAHGSRLVPAVQAACVRLMPREAPRPEGIELEDVDIENGLLWELPVDADGQPLRQNAALYAWLAGEAGAIKTLRRHLVAECGVDRKAVAFMGYWREGRAEN, encoded by the coding sequence ATGACCGCCGTTGCCGCCGAGGTGGCCCAGCCGACCGTCCTGCCGTTCAGGACCTTCGACGTCCGGGTGTCCCGCATCCAGGACATGTGCCCGTCCTTCCGCCGGATCACCTTCTCCGGCGACGACCTGCACCTGTTCGCCGACAACGGCTTCGACCAGCGGATCAAGCTCTTCCTCCCGCTGCCCTGCGGCTACGACACCCTGCCCACCGGCCCGCAGTGGTACACCGAATGGCGCGACCTCCCCGAGGAGGTGCGGCACCCGATCCGCACCTACACCGTCCGGGCGGTCCGCCAGGAGCTCGGTGAGATCGACGTCGACCTGGTGCTGCACGGCTCCACCGGCCCCGCCTCCCGCTGGGCGACCGAAGCCCGCATCGGCGACCCGCTCGCCATCCTCGGCCCGAACGCCGAGCACGACGGCCACGCCGGCGGCATCGACTTCATCCCGCCCGCACACACCGACCGCCTGCTGCTCGCCGGCGACGAGACCGCCGTGCCCGCCATCGCCAGCATCCTGGAACGGCTGCCCGCCGACGCCCGCGGCGAGGTCGTCCTCGAGGTCCCGGTCTCCGGCGACTTCCTCGACCTGCGCGCCCCCGAGGGCATCGCCATCACCTGGCTGCCCCGCGACGGCGCCGCCCACGGCTCCCGCCTCGTCCCCGCTGTCCAGGCCGCCTGCGTGCGCCTGATGCCGCGGGAGGCCCCGCGCCCCGAGGGCATCGAGCTGGAGGACGTCGACATCGAGAACGGCCTGCTCTGGGAGCTGCCGGTCGACGCCGACGGCCAGCCGCTGCGCCAGAACGCGGCGCTGTACGCCTGGCTCGCCGGGGAGGCCGGGGCGATCAAGACGCTGCGGCGGCATCTGGTCGCCGAGTGCGGGGTGGACCGCAAGGCGGTGGCGTTCATGGGGTACTGGCGCGAGGGGCGCGCGGAGAACTGA
- a CDS encoding IbrB-like domain-containing protein, whose amino-acid sequence MTFTSPVYGVRAVPIERVRANAYNPNVVAPPEMALLERSIWEDGYTQPVVCCQDEVTGDYEIVDGYHRYRVMVTSERIRARERGLLPVVVLDKPRSDRIASTVRHNRARGTHAVELMTQIVAELVDAGMDDDWIMRHIGMDRDELLRLKQISGIAAVFADCGFTGAADDDDPLGAF is encoded by the coding sequence ATGACATTCACGTCCCCGGTGTACGGCGTGCGGGCGGTCCCGATCGAGCGTGTGCGTGCCAATGCCTACAACCCGAACGTGGTCGCGCCCCCGGAGATGGCGCTGCTGGAGCGGAGCATCTGGGAGGACGGCTACACCCAGCCGGTGGTGTGCTGCCAGGACGAGGTCACCGGCGACTACGAGATCGTCGACGGGTACCACCGGTACCGGGTGATGGTCACGTCCGAGCGGATCCGGGCGCGCGAGCGGGGACTGCTCCCGGTGGTGGTGCTGGACAAGCCGCGGTCGGACCGGATCGCCTCCACGGTGCGGCACAACCGGGCGCGCGGGACCCACGCGGTGGAGCTGATGACCCAGATCGTCGCCGAGCTGGTCGACGCGGGCATGGACGACGACTGGATCATGCGGCACATCGGGATGGACCGCGACGAGCTCCTGCGGTTGAAGCAGATCTCCGGCATCGCCGCGGTGTTCGCCGACTGCGGCTTCACCGGCGCGGCCGACGACGACGATCCGCTCGGGGCGTTCTGA
- a CDS encoding RNA polymerase sigma factor gives MTAGEDDAELVRRARLGDKDAFSALVEQHGSAMYRFARRMLRDDGTAEDCVQDALVAAWLSIERFRGDAAVRTWLFGILTNTVRRRVRTEARHPAAPLPDDYDLPGGADPITAAEAQDLRAALEIALAALPPMQRACWILAEVERMSYADIARVQATTVGAVRGAIARARTTLGRRLAPWR, from the coding sequence GTGACCGCCGGTGAGGACGACGCCGAGCTGGTACGACGCGCACGGCTCGGCGACAAGGACGCGTTCTCGGCCCTGGTCGAACAGCACGGCAGCGCGATGTACCGGTTCGCCCGGCGCATGCTCCGGGACGACGGCACCGCCGAGGACTGCGTGCAGGACGCCCTGGTCGCCGCCTGGCTGTCCATCGAACGCTTCCGCGGCGACGCCGCCGTACGCACCTGGCTGTTCGGCATCCTCACCAACACCGTCCGGCGCCGGGTCCGCACCGAGGCCCGCCACCCCGCCGCACCCCTGCCCGACGACTACGACCTGCCCGGCGGCGCCGACCCGATCACCGCCGCCGAGGCCCAGGACCTGCGCGCGGCCCTGGAGATCGCCCTGGCGGCCCTGCCCCCGATGCAACGCGCCTGTTGGATCCTGGCGGAGGTGGAGAGAATGTCCTACGCCGACATCGCCCGCGTGCAGGCGACCACCGTCGGAGCCGTGCGCGGCGCGATCGCCCGCGCCCGGACCACCCTGGGAAGGAGGTTGGCGCCGTGGCGGTAG
- a CDS encoding DUF6286 domain-containing protein, with translation MTRRAAVPRTVAALVAVLLIAAGVIAGREALAAGSLLGLRPADAWLPGLLDAVDGRAVDRGAAGIGAGLVVLGLLLLWAAWHRGAADVVLGDTATVRLRPQDVARLASATAADVDGVLAVTSTASRRSVLVRVSGTGTPELATEVRNTVGDRLSELRPQPRLRVQVATREGDAG, from the coding sequence ATGACCCGGCGGGCGGCGGTGCCACGCACGGTCGCGGCGCTGGTCGCCGTGCTGCTGATCGCGGCCGGGGTGATCGCTGGACGCGAGGCGCTGGCCGCCGGTTCCCTGCTCGGTCTGCGACCGGCGGATGCCTGGCTGCCCGGCCTGCTCGACGCGGTGGACGGCCGGGCCGTCGACCGTGGTGCGGCCGGGATCGGCGCGGGTCTGGTCGTGCTCGGGCTGCTCCTGCTGTGGGCCGCCTGGCACCGCGGCGCCGCCGATGTCGTGCTCGGGGACACCGCGACGGTGCGGCTGCGGCCGCAGGACGTGGCACGACTGGCCTCCGCCACCGCGGCCGATGTGGACGGGGTGCTGGCAGTGACCAGCACCGCCTCCCGGCGCAGCGTGCTGGTCCGGGTGTCCGGCACCGGTACGCCCGAACTGGCCACCGAGGTGCGGAACACCGTGGGTGACCGACTGTCCGAGCTGCGACCGCAGCCCCGCCTGCGGGTACAGGTCGCCACCAGGGAAGGAGACGCAGGATGA
- a CDS encoding DUF2273 domain-containing protein, which translates to MTTTGLLVGLLLTLAITTGGLVGFLLALVLGGIGVAVGAHLDGRIDLGALLGGRRRG; encoded by the coding sequence ATGACGACGACCGGACTGCTGGTCGGACTGCTGCTGACCCTGGCGATCACCACCGGTGGGCTGGTCGGGTTCCTGTTGGCACTGGTGCTGGGCGGGATCGGCGTGGCCGTGGGCGCACACCTGGACGGTCGGATCGACTTGGGTGCCCTGCTCGGGGGTCGGCGCCGTGGCTGA
- a CDS encoding pseudouridine synthase — MPPRSPLPPRHGLSAAWLRTPDHDRADPHATAWPTMADWLHHRLPEHVDVDAMLADGRFVAEDGTPVRATDPFRPHLFVFFHRDLREEPSVPGTIHVVHRDERLVVIDKPPFLSSIPRGRHVMQSVVVKLRAELGLPELSPLHRLDRVTSGLLLLATERRWRGAYQSAFERRAMAKTYWALAPIRPELEFPLTVRNHLHKERGELQARVVPDAPVNAETLIELESEVDGLGVYRLTPRTGRTHQLRLHLHQLGIPIVGDPLYPEVLDVPVDDFSTPLQLLAGELAFTDPVDGAARRFRSVRRLPIGVHPTA, encoded by the coding sequence GTGCCGCCCCGCTCCCCGCTCCCGCCCCGTCACGGCCTGAGCGCCGCCTGGCTGCGCACCCCCGACCACGACCGCGCCGACCCGCACGCCACCGCCTGGCCGACCATGGCCGACTGGCTGCACCACCGCCTGCCGGAGCACGTCGACGTGGACGCGATGCTGGCGGACGGCCGGTTCGTCGCCGAGGACGGCACCCCGGTCCGGGCCACCGATCCGTTCCGCCCGCACCTGTTCGTGTTCTTCCACCGGGACCTGCGCGAGGAGCCCTCCGTGCCCGGGACGATCCACGTGGTGCACCGGGACGAGCGCCTGGTGGTGATCGACAAGCCGCCGTTCCTGTCATCGATCCCGCGCGGGCGGCACGTGATGCAGAGCGTCGTGGTCAAGCTCCGGGCCGAGTTGGGGTTGCCGGAGCTGTCGCCGCTGCACCGGCTGGACCGGGTCACCTCGGGGCTATTGCTGCTGGCCACCGAGCGGCGCTGGCGGGGCGCCTACCAGTCGGCCTTCGAACGTCGCGCGATGGCCAAGACCTACTGGGCGCTCGCCCCGATCCGGCCGGAGCTGGAGTTCCCGCTCACCGTGCGCAACCACCTGCACAAGGAGCGCGGCGAGCTCCAGGCCCGGGTGGTGCCGGACGCCCCGGTGAACGCCGAGACCCTGATCGAGCTCGAGTCCGAGGTCGACGGCCTCGGGGTGTACCGGCTGACGCCGCGCACCGGGCGGACCCACCAGCTGCGGCTGCACCTGCACCAGCTGGGCATCCCGATCGTCGGCGACCCGCTGTACCCGGAGGTGCTGGACGTGCCGGTGGACGACTTCAGCACACCGTTGCAGCTGCTGGCGGGCGAACTGGCCTTCACCGACCCGGTGGACGGCGCCGCCCGACGGTTCCGCAGCGTGCGCCGACTGCCGATCGGTGTCCACCCCACGGCGTAG
- a CDS encoding VOC family protein has translation MTVCVSAVTLNSADPGRTAAFWAAVLDGEAVDGGKGFIHVRSSTLLLIVQPAPARSARVDTDVHLDLRADDPAVVVARVLAHGGTLEERRADSHGEWTVLRDPDGREFCVA, from the coding sequence ATGACGGTGTGCGTCTCAGCGGTGACACTCAATAGCGCCGACCCCGGGCGGACAGCAGCCTTCTGGGCGGCGGTGCTGGATGGCGAGGCAGTGGACGGAGGGAAAGGCTTCATCCACGTTCGCAGCTCGACGCTACTGCTCATCGTGCAGCCCGCGCCCGCCCGCTCGGCACGCGTCGACACCGACGTGCACCTGGATCTGCGCGCCGACGATCCGGCCGTGGTCGTGGCCCGCGTCCTGGCGCACGGCGGCACGCTGGAGGAGCGACGGGCGGACTCCCACGGGGAGTGGACGGTGCTCCGTGACCCGGACGGGCGCGAGTTCTGCGTGGCCTGA
- a CDS encoding Asp23/Gls24 family envelope stress response protein: MAGTTQTTTTTGNDARELTTKDGARTSALTTERGSTTIADVVVSKIAGIAAREVTGVHGLGGGAQRAFGALRERIPGGSTNYSQGVSVEVGTAEAAVDVEIVAEYGVAIADVAEAVRRSIVTGIERMTGLRVIEVNVNVNDVWLPQDDEQDDEAAPSRVQ, translated from the coding sequence ATGGCTGGCACCACGCAGACCACGACCACCACCGGCAACGACGCCCGCGAGCTGACCACCAAGGACGGCGCCCGCACCTCGGCGCTCACCACCGAGCGCGGCTCGACCACCATCGCCGACGTCGTGGTGAGCAAGATCGCGGGCATCGCCGCCCGTGAGGTCACCGGCGTGCACGGACTCGGCGGCGGCGCCCAGCGCGCCTTCGGGGCGCTGCGGGAGCGGATCCCGGGCGGCTCGACCAACTACTCCCAGGGCGTCAGCGTCGAGGTCGGCACCGCCGAGGCGGCGGTGGACGTGGAGATCGTCGCCGAGTACGGGGTCGCGATCGCCGACGTCGCGGAGGCGGTGCGGCGCTCCATCGTCACCGGCATCGAGCGGATGACCGGTCTGCGGGTGATCGAGGTGAACGTCAACGTCAACGACGTGTGGCTGCCCCAGGACGACGAGCAGGACGACGAGGCCGCCCCGTCGCGGGTGCAGTGA
- a CDS encoding AI-2E family transporter: protein MWWSRREQQSPAPEPHEPRAAGLWSDGFGRAGTRAVQALALLALVSVAVFALTKLTLVVIPVLIALVLASAIHPLVSWLRRHGFPSLAATWTALLAILAVFGAVITAVVYAVANQWQDLADQAVAGLGELQESISHLPIQISDQQIEDAKDAVTSFLTSSSFGSGAIAGFSKGANFVTGGVLTLVVLFFFLKDGPRIWEFLLRPFEGDAYARGKRVGGRTVSTMGGYVRGTAIVAAVDAVGIGVGLVVMGVPLAIPLAVLVFLLAFIPLVGATLAGVLAALVTLVANGWVDALIVVAIVIAVNQLEGNLLQPVVMARSLALHPLVILVAVTVGTVLAGITGAVLSVPVAASVWGAVQVWNGPNLPARPVQQKRRETAEGR from the coding sequence ATGTGGTGGTCGAGGCGAGAGCAGCAGTCCCCCGCACCCGAACCGCACGAGCCCCGCGCCGCCGGCCTGTGGTCGGACGGCTTCGGCCGGGCCGGGACCCGCGCCGTCCAGGCGCTGGCGCTGCTCGCCCTGGTGTCGGTGGCGGTCTTCGCCCTGACCAAGCTCACCCTGGTGGTGATCCCGGTGCTGATCGCCCTGGTGCTGGCCAGCGCGATCCACCCGCTGGTGTCCTGGCTGCGGCGGCACGGGTTCCCGTCGCTGGCGGCGACCTGGACCGCCCTGCTCGCGATCCTGGCGGTGTTCGGCGCGGTGATCACCGCCGTGGTCTACGCGGTGGCGAACCAGTGGCAGGACCTCGCCGATCAGGCCGTGGCCGGGCTCGGTGAGCTGCAGGAGTCGATCAGCCACCTGCCGATCCAGATCTCCGACCAGCAGATCGAGGACGCCAAGGACGCGGTGACGTCCTTCCTGACCTCCAGCAGCTTCGGCAGCGGGGCGATCGCCGGGTTCTCCAAGGGCGCGAACTTCGTCACCGGCGGCGTCCTCACCCTGGTGGTGCTGTTCTTCTTCCTCAAGGACGGTCCGCGGATCTGGGAGTTCCTGCTCCGCCCGTTCGAGGGCGACGCCTATGCACGCGGCAAGCGGGTCGGCGGCCGGACCGTCAGCACGATGGGCGGCTACGTGCGGGGCACCGCCATCGTCGCCGCGGTGGACGCGGTCGGCATCGGGGTCGGGCTGGTCGTGATGGGTGTGCCGCTCGCGATCCCGCTGGCGGTGCTGGTCTTCCTGCTCGCGTTCATCCCGCTGGTCGGCGCCACGCTCGCCGGGGTGCTCGCCGCCCTGGTCACCCTGGTCGCCAACGGCTGGGTGGACGCTCTGATCGTGGTCGCCATCGTGATCGCCGTGAACCAGTTGGAGGGCAACCTGCTCCAGCCGGTGGTGATGGCCCGGTCGCTGGCGCTGCACCCGCTGGTGATCCTGGTCGCGGTCACCGTCGGCACCGTGCTCGCCGGGATCACCGGTGCCGTGCTCTCGGTGCCGGTCGCCGCCTCGGTCTGGGGCGCGGTGCAGGTGTGGAACGGACCGAACCTGCCCGCCCGACCGGTGCAACAGAAACGGCGGGAGACCGCCGAGGGCCGCTGA
- a CDS encoding TetR/AcrR family transcriptional regulator encodes MPIRTSTEAKLLDAAEELFFTRGIAATPVDAVLARAGVSAATLYRGYPSKEALVAAALDRRHRAWVDCWERAIAGQEAPERRLLAVFDALDAFRSRPDGARWCAFLASAAEYASAPPEVAAAVERDTSTLRDRLTQLAEPVVGADAAELAEQLLLVVTGSLAMRLRAPGTDTQRARRVAARLLPAT; translated from the coding sequence ATGCCGATCCGCACCAGCACCGAGGCGAAGCTGCTCGACGCCGCCGAGGAGTTGTTCTTCACCCGGGGCATCGCAGCGACCCCGGTCGATGCCGTGCTGGCCCGCGCCGGGGTGTCGGCGGCCACCCTCTACCGCGGCTACCCCAGCAAGGAGGCGCTGGTCGCCGCGGCGCTGGACCGACGCCACCGCGCGTGGGTCGACTGCTGGGAACGCGCTATCGCCGGGCAGGAGGCGCCCGAGCGCCGACTGCTGGCCGTGTTCGACGCGCTCGACGCGTTCCGCTCCCGTCCCGACGGTGCCCGGTGGTGCGCCTTCCTCGCCTCCGCGGCCGAATACGCCAGCGCGCCGCCGGAGGTCGCCGCCGCCGTCGAACGGGACACCAGCACTCTGCGCGACCGGCTCACTCAGCTGGCCGAGCCGGTGGTGGGCGCGGATGCCGCCGAGCTGGCCGAACAGCTGCTGCTTGTCGTCACGGGGTCGCTCGCGATGCGCCTGCGGGCACCGGGAACCGACACCCAGCGTGCCCGTCGGGTCGCTGCCCGTCTGCTGCCGGCCACCTGA
- a CDS encoding VIT1/CCC1 transporter family protein gives MTRTAAPTSRQVRRWRRYLADERAEAAVYRDLASRRTGEERDILLALAEAEGRHEQHWLDLLGDRAGRPLAGDIRSRMLGWLARRFGGVFVLALAQRAEARSDYESDADATASMAADERIHGEVVRALAIRGRSRISGTFRAAVFGANDGLVSNLALVLGIGASGVGASTVLFTGLAGLLAGALSMGAGEYVSVRSQRELLDAARPSPEARAALGALDIDANELALVYRARGLDPEAASARAAAVLHRIGQDLPAELALTNGEPHEVDQHETVGSAMAAAVSSFCFFASGALIPVLPYLFGLTGLVAVAVASGLVGIALLGTGATVGVLSGASPGKRALRQLAIGFGAAAATYLLGLAFGTSVS, from the coding sequence ATGACGCGAACCGCCGCCCCGACGTCCCGCCAGGTACGCCGGTGGCGGCGGTACCTCGCCGACGAGCGCGCCGAGGCGGCCGTCTACCGGGACCTCGCCTCCCGTCGGACCGGTGAGGAGCGGGACATCCTGCTCGCACTGGCTGAGGCCGAGGGGCGGCACGAGCAGCACTGGCTGGACCTGCTCGGCGACCGGGCCGGACGACCGTTGGCCGGTGACATCCGGTCCCGGATGCTCGGCTGGCTGGCCCGGCGGTTCGGCGGGGTGTTCGTGCTCGCGCTCGCCCAGCGGGCCGAGGCCAGGTCCGACTACGAGAGCGACGCCGACGCCACCGCCTCGATGGCCGCCGACGAGCGGATCCACGGCGAGGTGGTCCGGGCGCTCGCGATCCGGGGGCGCAGCCGCATCTCCGGCACCTTCCGGGCGGCGGTGTTCGGCGCGAACGACGGCCTGGTGTCCAACCTCGCGCTGGTGCTCGGCATCGGAGCCTCCGGGGTCGGTGCCTCGACCGTCCTGTTCACCGGACTGGCCGGGCTGCTGGCCGGTGCGCTGTCGATGGGCGCCGGTGAGTACGTGTCGGTGCGCTCCCAGCGCGAGCTGTTGGACGCCGCCCGACCCAGCCCCGAGGCGCGGGCAGCGCTCGGCGCCCTGGACATCGACGCCAACGAACTCGCCCTGGTCTACCGCGCCCGCGGTCTGGACCCGGAGGCTGCCAGCGCCCGTGCCGCCGCCGTCCTGCACCGGATCGGCCAGGACCTGCCGGCCGAGCTCGCGCTGACCAACGGCGAGCCGCACGAGGTCGACCAGCACGAGACCGTCGGCAGCGCGATGGCGGCCGCGGTGTCGAGCTTCTGCTTCTTCGCCTCCGGCGCGCTGATCCCGGTCCTGCCCTACCTGTTCGGGCTCACCGGCTTGGTCGCGGTCGCGGTGGCCAGCGGTCTGGTCGGCATCGCCCTGCTCGGCACCGGTGCCACCGTCGGCGTGCTCTCCGGCGCGTCGCCGGGCAAGCGGGCGCTGCGGCAGCTCGCGATCGGCTTCGGCGCGGCCGCCGCGACCTACCTGCTCGGCCTCGCCTTCGGCACCTCGGTATCGTGA
- a CDS encoding DUF3440 domain-containing protein: MDERIAARFGLLPRGRTVLDAARDRIAQVFDVFDNVVVAFSGGKDSGAMLHLVLDHMRTHRIARPIHLFHLDYEGQYSATTEYVDSVMATPTELIVPWRVCLPVAAGCAATMFADHWQPWHPAQRDLWVRPLPDHPGVVHADNVPPGFPDFDGVWDYEFQETFETWLHQTTGARRTAVLIGIRAEESLHRYATLHAENRRSTFQGVRWTSVLGSGLVKAYPIHDWRLSDVWHAHARFGWAYNRLYDLLYQAGVPAHQMRVSSPFIGQAIRQLQLYRVIEPELWSTLVGRVNGVNFSARYGATAAMGARATELPPGHTWASYLRLLLRTLPRDTRERYLAKFATSVRYWTGKGGAVPTRTVDELRALGVPADYLGKPPGRRTYTRPHEVVRFHAYPDAPPPVVGASALPSYKRMCITVLRNDHTCRYMGFSPTKRDRDRQRAIIEQYQEVG, translated from the coding sequence ATGGACGAGCGCATCGCCGCACGGTTCGGGTTGCTCCCGCGCGGGCGGACGGTGCTCGACGCGGCCCGTGACCGGATCGCGCAGGTGTTCGACGTCTTCGACAACGTGGTGGTGGCGTTCTCGGGCGGCAAGGACTCCGGGGCGATGCTGCACCTGGTGCTCGACCACATGCGGACGCACCGGATCGCCCGCCCGATCCACCTGTTCCATCTGGACTACGAGGGCCAGTACTCGGCCACCACGGAGTACGTCGACTCGGTGATGGCCACCCCCACGGAGCTGATCGTGCCCTGGCGGGTGTGCCTGCCGGTCGCCGCCGGGTGTGCGGCCACGATGTTCGCCGACCACTGGCAGCCCTGGCACCCGGCGCAGCGCGACCTGTGGGTCCGTCCGCTGCCCGATCATCCGGGCGTGGTGCACGCCGACAACGTGCCGCCGGGCTTCCCCGACTTCGACGGGGTCTGGGACTACGAGTTCCAGGAGACGTTCGAGACCTGGTTGCACCAGACCACCGGCGCCAGGCGGACCGCGGTGCTGATCGGCATCCGTGCCGAGGAGTCGCTGCACCGCTACGCGACCCTGCATGCCGAGAACCGCCGCTCGACGTTCCAGGGGGTGCGCTGGACCTCGGTGCTCGGCTCCGGGCTGGTGAAGGCGTACCCGATCCACGACTGGCGGCTCTCCGACGTCTGGCACGCGCACGCTCGGTTCGGGTGGGCGTACAACCGGCTCTACGACCTGCTGTACCAGGCGGGCGTCCCGGCGCACCAGATGCGGGTCTCCTCGCCGTTCATCGGTCAGGCGATCCGCCAGCTCCAGCTGTACCGGGTGATCGAGCCGGAGCTGTGGTCCACGCTGGTGGGTCGGGTGAACGGCGTGAACTTCTCGGCCCGGTACGGGGCGACCGCCGCCATGGGGGCCCGCGCGACGGAGCTGCCACCGGGCCACACCTGGGCCAGCTACCTCCGGCTGCTGTTGCGGACGCTGCCCCGCGACACCCGGGAGCGCTACCTGGCGAAGTTCGCCACCTCGGTGCGCTACTGGACCGGGAAGGGCGGTGCCGTCCCCACCCGGACGGTGGACGAGCTGCGGGCCCTGGGCGTCCCGGCGGACTATCTCGGGAAGCCGCCGGGCCGACGCACCTACACCCGCCCGCACGAGGTGGTCCGCTTCCACGCCTACCCGGACGCGCCGCCACCGGTGGTCGGGGCGTCGGCCCTGCCGTCCTACAAGCGGATGTGCATCACGGTGCTGCGCAACGACCACACCTGCCGCTACATGGGGTTCAGCCCGACCAAACGCGACCGCGACCGGCAACGGGCGATCATCGAGCAGTACCAGGAGGTCGGATGA